The following nucleotide sequence is from Lacinutrix sp. Hel_I_90.
AGGTGCTGTCCAACCCGATAACTTACCTGTTAATTTGACACCAATTAATTTAGGAAATTTTAATTCCCAAGCCATACCGGCCATAACATCTACAGCATCTGCTCCTCCTACTCCTATAGCCACCATTCCTAATCCACCAGCATTTACAGTATGAGAATCTGTACCTATCATCATTCCGCCTGGAAAAGCGTAATTTTCTAAAACCACTTGGTGAATAATACCTGCTCCTGGTTTCCAGAATCCAATACCATATTTATTAGATACTGATGCTAAAAAATCAAACACTTCTTTACTTACATCATTGGCATGCAATAAATCTTTTGCAGCACCTTCTTTTGCTTGGATTAAGTGATCACAGTGAACCGTGGTTGGCACTGCTACTTTACTTTTTCCTGCTTGCATAAATTGCAATAAAGCCATTTGTGCCGTAGCATCCTGACAAGCGATACGATCTGGTGCAAAATCAACATAATCTTTACCTCTAATAAACGCTTTGGTTGCTTTTCCATCCCAAAGGTGATTATAAAGAATTTTTTCTGAAAGTGTTAATGGTTTACCAACGACTTCACGGGCTGTATCAACGCGTTCTGCCATTTGAGCATAAACCTTTTTGATCATATCAATATCGAATGCCATAAATAATAGTTTAAGGTTGTGTGTTTAATTTAAGTTCTTACCGAAGTTTCGGTCTGCAAATTTACAAAATTCCGAAGTACTTTAAAAATATATAGAGAATGTCTATAATCTTTGAATTATATTCAATGAAACAACACTAATTCATTTTCAATTTATTAAAATGATAATTTAAATATTGAAAAAATAGTAAATTAACAAGTGGCTGTACTCCGGAATCGATGAAAACTGAAGAAACAAAATAGAATTTTCATTAAAAACGATAGCGTTTGCGTAGAAATGCACTAGTATCTTAACTTTTGATTTTTTTGCTTATCACGCTACAAAAGAAGACAATAAACAGCACAATCGTTACGCATTGAAAACTATTTCGAAAATTAAAATAGCCTCCCAAAAGACCTCTGTTGATTTTTTAAAAGTGCTTCTGCTCTAGTGGCTGCACCACCAATTAGAAAAAAATGAGCGGATCGACTTATTCTCGAGTTTTAATTTAAAACAGTGATGCGATAATCTGCTCTTCTGTTACGCCTTCTGCTTCAGCTTTATAGTTTTTAATAATACGGTGTCTTAGAATACTTGTCGCTACAGCTTGAACATTTTCGATATCTGGAGAGAATTTCCCATTGATAGCTGCATGCGTTTTAGCAGCCAAAATCAAGTTTTGTGACGCTCTTGGTCCAGCGCCCCAATCTACATATTTAGCGACTAAATCTGAGGCTGTATCTGTATTTGGTCTTGTTTTAGAAACTATTTTAACAGCATACTCAATAACATTGTCTGCTACTGGGATTCTTCGAATTAAGTGTTGAAAATCTATAATTTCCTGAGCGGAAAATAAAACATTCACAGAAGCTGTGACATCTGTAGTTGTTGCTTTAACCACCTGCACCTCTTCATCAAAGGTTGGGTAATTTAGATTAATAGCAAACATAAAACGGTCTAATTGTGCTTCTGGTAAAGGGTAAGTACCTTCTTGCTCAATGGGATTCTGAGTTGCTAAAACAAAGTACGGCAAGTCTAATTTATAATGCTGTCCAGCAACGGTAACCGCTCTTTCCTGCATGGCTTCTAATAATGCGGCTTGTGTTTTTGGAGGCGTACGATTAATCTCATCTGCTAAAATAATATTAGCAAAAATTGGTCCTTTTATAAATTTAAAGTTTCTGGTTTCGTCAAGAATTTCACTACCCAAAATATCACTGGGCATTAAATCTGGTGTAAACTGAATGCGTTTAAAATCCAATCCCAAGGTTTGCGCTATGGTATTTACCATTAAGGTTTTTGCCAAACCTGGAACTCCAATTAACAATGCATGACCACCAGAAAATATAGAAATCAATATTTGATTAACCACTTCATCCTGACCAACAATAACCTTGGCTATTTCTTGCCTTAATGCTTTATACTTCGTTACCAGTTGGTTGATCGCGTTTACGTCTGACATGTTTTAAAACTATATTATTTTTTTAACCAATTACTACTGAAGTCGCAATCTTTATAGACATCACTAATTTTAATATAGGTGTCCATTATTTTTTCTTTTTGCCACTTTGCAATAACATCTAAGCGCTTTTCGCTTAAGGCCAATTCTTTGATTTTTAAGTAATCTCTTGCATAATCTGCTTCGTGCTCATCAATTCTATCGGTAACAGTCATGATTTTGAATTTCACATTCCCTGTTCTATCACGATCAACAATGATTTCAGAAATCTCATTATTCTCTAAATTTTGAATTTGTCCGTATAATTCCGGATCCATCTTGGTTAATTCAAAACTATAATCTTGAGTCGCTGGGTTAATTAACTGTCCTCCTTGAAACTTTGTTTCACGCTCATCACTTGATTCTTTTGCGGCTTCGGCGAAAGTAATATTACCTTCCATTATATTCTTCCTAACCGTTTCCATGCGTTCTTTAGCTTCCTTTACAGATTCTTGAGAGACTTCTGGAATTAATAGAATGTGTCT
It contains:
- a CDS encoding MoxR family ATPase, whose amino-acid sequence is MSDVNAINQLVTKYKALRQEIAKVIVGQDEVVNQILISIFSGGHALLIGVPGLAKTLMVNTIAQTLGLDFKRIQFTPDLMPSDILGSEILDETRNFKFIKGPIFANIILADEINRTPPKTQAALLEAMQERAVTVAGQHYKLDLPYFVLATQNPIEQEGTYPLPEAQLDRFMFAINLNYPTFDEEVQVVKATTTDVTASVNVLFSAQEIIDFQHLIRRIPVADNVIEYAVKIVSKTRPNTDTASDLVAKYVDWGAGPRASQNLILAAKTHAAINGKFSPDIENVQAVATSILRHRIIKNYKAEAEGVTEEQIIASLF